The following are encoded together in the Iodobacter fluviatilis genome:
- a CDS encoding amidohydrolase/deacetylase family metallohydrolase, whose product MFDLIIRRAVSPTDDAIFDIAMKDGKIAAIGQINAQARQTMDLKGQFYASAGWIDGHVHCYSASPIYNDQPDLVGIAGGVTTVVDAGSCGANDIAHFYQLAQACQTEVRALLNISRIGLVTQHELADLADIDEAAASQAIGQFPEFIVGLKARLSASVVGGNGIIPLQMAKAIQQKHRHLPLMVHVGNTPPDLDDIADLLDQGDILTHCYNGKPNRILNAEGVLRPSIYRAIQRGVCLDVGHGGASFSFAVARQAIAQGILPNTISSDIYCRNRIAGPVYGLAPVMAKFLSLGMSLAQVIPCVTSHAAKALNLAGKGQLAVGFDADISIFSLDKTPNTQRDCEGESLISDHHLRPLAAIVAGKVFLTEEGKKDHVFDL is encoded by the coding sequence ATGTTTGATTTAATCATCCGTCGTGCCGTGAGCCCCACAGACGATGCCATCTTTGATATTGCGATGAAGGACGGCAAAATTGCGGCCATTGGCCAGATCAATGCCCAAGCTCGTCAAACTATGGATTTAAAAGGTCAGTTTTATGCCAGCGCAGGCTGGATTGACGGCCATGTGCATTGCTATTCGGCCTCGCCTATTTATAACGATCAGCCCGATTTAGTCGGCATCGCGGGCGGTGTAACCACGGTGGTGGATGCGGGTAGTTGTGGTGCTAATGATATTGCGCATTTTTATCAGCTGGCGCAGGCATGCCAGACTGAAGTGCGGGCTTTATTGAATATTTCTCGCATCGGTTTGGTTACTCAGCACGAGTTAGCCGATCTGGCCGATATTGATGAGGCCGCCGCCAGCCAAGCAATTGGCCAATTCCCTGAGTTTATCGTTGGCTTAAAAGCACGTTTAAGTGCAAGCGTGGTGGGTGGCAATGGGATTATCCCTTTGCAAATGGCCAAAGCCATTCAGCAAAAACATCGCCATCTGCCGCTGATGGTGCATGTGGGCAATACCCCGCCCGATTTGGATGATATTGCCGATCTACTCGATCAGGGCGATATTTTAACCCACTGCTATAACGGCAAACCCAATCGCATTTTGAATGCCGAAGGCGTGCTGCGGCCCAGTATTTATCGGGCGATTCAGCGTGGTGTTTGCCTTGATGTGGGCCACGGCGGTGCGAGCTTTAGTTTTGCTGTGGCAAGGCAAGCGATTGCTCAGGGTATTTTACCTAACACAATTAGCTCGGATATTTATTGCCGCAACCGCATCGCTGGCCCGGTTTATGGCTTAGCCCCTGTGATGGCCAAGTTTCTGTCCTTGGGCATGAGCCTCGCGCAAGTCATCCCTTGTGTTACTAGCCACGCCGCTAAGGCGCTGAATCTGGCTGGCAAAGGCCAGCTGGCTGTTGGCTTTGATGCCGATATCTCGATTTTTTCCCTGGATAAAACGCCCAATACTCAGCGCGATTGTGAGGGTGAATCGCTTATTTCTGATCACCACCTCAGGCCTTTGGCTGCGATTGTCGCAGGGAAGGTGTTTTTGACTGAAGAAGGAAAAAAAGATCATGTCTTCGATTTATAA